A region from the Branchiostoma floridae strain S238N-H82 chromosome 9, Bfl_VNyyK, whole genome shotgun sequence genome encodes:
- the LOC118422406 gene encoding acetyl-CoA acetyltransferase, mitochondrial-like, with protein sequence MAATLLRGVQLRGKVTSNVAARWFSQVSGLNEVVIVSATRTPVGSFRSSLASVPAPQLGAIAIKSAIEKAGIPAEEVKEVYMGNVLQAGEKQAPARQAALGAGLPLATPCTTINKVCASGMKSIMLAAQSLMCGHQDVMVAGGMESMSNVPFIMAREAPAYGGLKLEDLIVHDGLTDVYNKFHMGNCAENTAKNLKISREDQDEFAISSYKRSQAAAANGILAKEITPVEVPQKRGPGVTVAEDEEYRKVKFDKVPSLRPVFVKDGTVTAANASTLNDGAAALVIMTSEAASRLGVTPLARIVGFADAAVAPIDFPIAPSPAVEKLLKQTGVSKDDVTMWEINEAFSAVVLANIKLLDLDPAKVNINGGAVSIGHPIGMSGARITSHMVHNLQPGQKGVAAICNGGGGASSILIEKL encoded by the coding sequence ATGGCGGCAACACTTCTCAGAGGTGTGCAGTTGAGAGGCAAAGTGACAAGTAACGTTGCAGCAAGATGGTTCTCCCAAGTCTCAGGTCTGAACGAAGTTGTGATCGTCAGTGCCACCAGGACACCGGTGGGCTCGTTCCGCAGCAGCCTGGCCTCTGTCCCCGCCCCTCAGCTCGGCGCCATCGCTATCAAGTCAGCTATTGAGAAAGCCGGCATCCCTGCCGAAGAAGTGAAGGAGGTGTACATGGGAAATGTGCTGCAGGCGGGTGAGAAGCAGGCACCGGCCAGGCAGGCGGCCCTAGGGGCGGGGTTACCGCTGGCTACTCCATGTACCACCATCAACAAGGTGTGTGCATCCGGGATGAAGTCCATCATGTTGGCAGCACAGAGTCTGATGTGCGGTCACCAGGACGTGATGGTTGCGGGTGGGATGGAGAGCATGTCCAACGTCCCCTTCATCATGGCGAGAGAGGCGCCTGCGTACGGAGGCCTGAAACTCGAGGACCTCATCGTACACGACGGGCTCACGGATGTCTACAACAAATTCCACATGGGTAACTGTGCAGAGAACACCGCCAAGAACCTGAAGATCAGCCGTGAGGATCAGGACGAGTTCGCCATCAGCTCGTACAAGCGAAGCCAGGCCGCAGCGGCAAACGGAATCCTGGCGAAGGAAATCACTCCTGTGGAAGTGCCGCAGAAGAGAGGTCCGGGGGTGACGGTGGCAGAAGATGAGGAGTACAGAAAAGTCAAGTTCGACAAGGTGCCATCGCTGAGGCCGGTGTTCGTGAAGGACGGGACGGTGACAGCAGCGAACGCGAGCACACTCAACGACGGTGCAGCAGCTCTCGTCATCATGACCTCAGAAGCGGCCAGCAGGCTCGGCGTCACGCCATTGGCTCGTATTGTCGGCTTTGCGGATGCGGCAGTCGCTCCGATAGACTTCCCCATCGCACCATCCCCTGCAGTAGAGAAACTGTTGAAGCAAACAGGAGTCTCTAAGGATGATGTCACCATGTGGGAGATCAACGAAGCCTTCAGTGCTGTCGTGCTTGCTAATATCAAACTCCTCGACCTTGACCCAGCCAAAGTTAACATTAATGGTGGAGCGGTGTCTATTGGACATCCTATCGGCATGTCGGGCGCGAGAATCACCAGCCATATGGTCCACAACCTGCAGCCTGGTCAGAAGGGTGTAGCTGCCATCTGTAATGGTGGTGGTGGGGCCTCGTCCATCCTTATTGAGAAgttataa
- the LOC118422407 gene encoding parkin coregulated gene protein homolog has protein sequence MSSEILLKGTRMETEGFTTKSRLRNAKVLAPPNAGAFKERPAKPTAFRKFYERGDFPIALEHDTKGNKIAWKVEIEKLDYHHYLPLFFDGLCETTHPYEFFARQGVHDMLEHGGSKILPVIPQLIIPIKNALNTRNRQVVCTTLKVLQHLVVSGEMVGEALVPYYRQILPILNIFKNMNLNSGDGIDYSQQKRENIGDLIQETLEAFERHGGEDAFINIKYMVPTYESCMLN, from the exons ATGTCTTCTGAGATCCTTTTGAAGGGAACCAGGATGGAAACCGAAGGCTTCACCACCAAATCTCGGTTGAGGAACGCGAAG GTACTTGCTCCACCAAATGCAGGAGCATTCAAGGAAAGACCAGCGAAACCCACTGCCTTCAGGAAGTTTTACGAGAGAGGAGACTTTCCAATTGCTCTTGAGCACGACACAAAAGGCAACAAGATTGCATGGAAG GTTGAAATAGAGAAGCTTGACTACCATCACTACTTGCCCCTTTTCTTTGACGGTCTATGCGAGACGACACATCCGTATGAGTTCTTCGCGAGGCAAGGCGTCCACGACATGCTGGAACATGGCGGCTCCAAAATCCTCCCAGTCATCCCACAGCTAATCATCCCCATCAAAA ATGCACTAAACACAAGGAATAGACAGGTGGTGTGTACGACACTGAAGGTCCTACAGCACCTGGTGGTGTCTGGTGAGATGGTGGGGGAGGCACTGGTGCCGTACTACAGACAGATCCTCCCCATCCTCAACATCTTCAAAAACATGAACT tGAACTCTGGAGATGGCATTGACTACAGCCAACAGAAGCGGGAAAACATTGGAGACCTGATCCAGGAGACGCTAGAGGCGTTCGAGCGGCACGGCGGGGAGGACGCCTTCATCAACATCAAGTACATGGTCCCCACGTACGAGTCCTGCATGCTGAACTAA
- the LOC118422183 gene encoding PE-PGRS family protein PE_PGRS26-like, with the protein MEGAGAGRADGGEVGRGIRGTEETEGRKAGGARRVEDVGATDGTGRKDEGGRKVCREAAGGARDETGRGREGGTGRAGSTGAGAVGGTVVGRVADAGAGAAEGADEGTARETGEEAAGIPERGGGTEVGAGGMEAEDTVRETEEETGIPERWGGTEVGAGGMEAEDTVRETEGEEGKEITGGAEEGIGVATEAGVGGWKAAGRETEYGTEGGAWVEERGGADAETSGSKSSRAPSHLGKSTSGSSDLADAIVGLKKIEVERQTETGKRKRGAEKVETE; encoded by the coding sequence ATGGAGGGGGCAGGGGCGGGAAGAGCAGACGGTGGGGAAGTAGGGAGGGGGATCAGAGGAACGGAAGAGACAGAGGGGAGGAAGGCAGGCGGAGCGAGGAGGGTCGAAGACGTAGGAGCCACGGACGGCACAGGCAGGAAAGACGAAGGCGGCAGGAAAGTATGCAGAGAAGCCGCAGGTGGAGCGAGAGATGAGacagggagagggagagagggcgGCACGGGGAGGGCGGGAAGCACAGGGGCAGGGGCCGTAGGGGGAACAGTGGTGGGGAGGGTGGCCGACGCAGGGGCAGGGGCCGCGGAAGGGGCGGACGAAGGCACAGCGAGAGAGACGGGAGAAGAAGCAGCAGGAATCCCCGAGAGAGGGGGAGGCACAGAGGTAGGGGCGGGGGGGATGGAGGCCGAAGACACAGTGAGAGAGACGGAAGAAGAAACAGGAATCCCCGAGAGATGGGGAGGCACAGAGGTAGGGGCGGGGGGGATGGAGGCCGAAGACACAGTGAGAGAGACGGAAGGAGAGGAAGGCAAGGAAATCACAGGCGGAGCTGAAGAAGGTATCGGGGTAGCGACCGAAGCCGGAGTGGGGGGGTGGAAGGCCGCAGGGAGAGAGACGGAGTACGGGACGGAAGGGGGAGCCTGGGTGGAAGAAAGGGGTGGGGCAGACGCAGAGACCAGTGGGTCAAAGTCGAGCAGAGCGCCCTCCCATTTAGGAAAGTCAACTTCAGGGTCATCGGATTTGGCAGACGCCATCGTAggtctaaaaaaaatagaagtAGAACGCCAAACAGAAACGGGGAAGAGGAAACGTGGGGCTGAAAAGGTCGAAACAGAATAG